A single region of the Streptomyces sp. AM 4-1-1 genome encodes:
- a CDS encoding ATP-binding cassette domain-containing protein, producing MTAPASPALVELDHVSKFYGHVKALEDVSLEVHAGEITCVLGDNGAGKSTLIKIIAGLHRHDSGRFLIDGEETGLANPRDALDRGIATVHQDLAVVALMPVWRNFFLGSEPTKGAGPFRRLDVGRMRRTTRSELLRMGIDLRDVDQPIGTLSGGERQCVAIARAVHFGAKVLVLDEPTAALGVKQSGVVLKYVAAARDAGLGVVLITHNPHHAYLVGDRFVLLKRGAMSGSHTKDGITLDELTRQMAGGSELDELSHELKRAPAPAPPGAHEAPAE from the coding sequence ATGACGGCCCCGGCCTCTCCGGCACTCGTCGAGCTCGACCACGTCAGCAAGTTCTACGGCCACGTGAAGGCCCTGGAGGACGTCTCGCTGGAGGTCCACGCGGGCGAGATCACCTGTGTCCTCGGGGACAACGGCGCGGGCAAGTCCACCCTCATCAAAATCATCGCGGGGCTGCACCGGCACGACTCCGGAAGGTTCCTGATCGACGGCGAGGAGACCGGGCTCGCCAATCCGCGCGACGCCCTCGACCGGGGCATCGCCACCGTGCACCAGGACCTGGCCGTCGTCGCGCTGATGCCGGTCTGGCGGAACTTCTTCCTCGGCTCGGAGCCGACGAAGGGCGCCGGGCCGTTCCGGCGCCTCGACGTCGGACGGATGCGCCGGACGACCCGGTCGGAGCTGCTGCGCATGGGCATCGACCTGCGCGACGTCGACCAGCCGATCGGCACCCTGTCCGGCGGTGAGCGGCAGTGCGTGGCCATCGCCCGCGCGGTCCACTTCGGCGCGAAGGTCCTCGTGCTCGACGAGCCGACGGCCGCCCTCGGCGTCAAGCAGTCCGGTGTCGTCCTCAAGTACGTCGCCGCGGCCAGGGACGCCGGCCTCGGCGTGGTGCTCATCACGCACAACCCGCACCACGCCTATCTCGTCGGCGACCGGTTCGTCCTGCTCAAGCGCGGAGCCATGTCCGGCAGCCACACCAAGGACGGCATCACGCTGGACGAACTCACCCGCCAGATGGCGGGCGGCAGCGAACTCGACGAGCTCAGCCACGAGCTGAAGCGGGCCCCGGCGCCCGCCCCGCCCGGCGCCCACGAGGCGCCGGCGGAGTAG
- a CDS encoding ROK family glucokinase, translated as MSTYRDLTHRGSARATVLRTVGTRERRSHLTAPRVPTVGIDIGGTKVMAGVVDADGNILEQLRTETPDKSKSPKVVEDTIVELVLDLSDRHDVHAVGIGAAGWVDADRSKVLFAPHLAWRDEPLRDALASRLVVPVMVDNDANTAAWAEWRFGAGRGEDHLVMITLGTGIGGAILEDGRVKRGKYGVAGEFGHMQVVPGGHRCPCGNRGCWEQYSSGNALVREARELAAADSPVAHGIIERVKGSIPDITGPLITELAREGDAMCVELLQDIGQWLGVGIANLAAALDPSCFVIGGGVSAADDLLIGPARDAFRRQLTGRGYRPEARIAKAQLGPEAGMVGAADLARLVARRFRRTNRRRVERYERYAQIYDHATSTIRNTRNTRTT; from the coding sequence ATGAGCACGTACCGCGACCTGACCCACCGCGGCTCCGCCCGCGCCACCGTCCTGCGGACCGTGGGCACCCGAGAGCGGCGCTCGCACCTGACGGCGCCACGCGTCCCGACCGTCGGCATCGACATCGGCGGTACGAAGGTGATGGCCGGCGTCGTCGACGCGGACGGCAACATCCTGGAACAGCTGCGCACCGAGACGCCGGACAAGTCCAAGAGCCCCAAGGTCGTCGAGGACACCATCGTCGAGCTGGTCCTCGACCTCTCCGACCGGCACGACGTGCACGCCGTGGGCATCGGCGCGGCCGGCTGGGTCGACGCGGACCGGTCCAAGGTGCTGTTCGCCCCGCACCTCGCCTGGCGCGACGAACCCCTCCGGGACGCCCTCGCCTCCCGGCTGGTCGTGCCCGTCATGGTCGACAACGACGCGAACACCGCCGCCTGGGCGGAATGGCGTTTCGGCGCGGGACGCGGCGAGGACCATCTGGTGATGATCACCCTGGGCACCGGCATCGGCGGCGCGATCCTGGAGGACGGCCGGGTCAAGCGCGGCAAGTACGGCGTCGCCGGTGAGTTCGGCCATATGCAGGTGGTGCCGGGAGGGCACCGCTGCCCGTGCGGCAACCGCGGCTGCTGGGAGCAGTACAGCTCGGGCAACGCGCTGGTCAGGGAGGCCCGGGAACTCGCCGCGGCGGACTCCCCGGTCGCGCACGGCATCATCGAGCGGGTCAAGGGGAGCATCCCCGACATCACGGGACCGCTCATCACCGAGCTCGCCCGCGAGGGCGACGCGATGTGCGTCGAGCTGCTGCAGGACATCGGTCAGTGGCTCGGCGTCGGCATCGCCAATCTGGCCGCCGCGCTCGACCCGTCCTGCTTCGTCATCGGCGGCGGCGTCAGCGCGGCCGACGACCTCCTGATCGGGCCCGCACGGGACGCCTTCAGACGTCAGCTCACCGGCCGGGGCTACCGGCCCGAGGCCCGGATCGCGAAGGCCCAGCTCGGCCCGGAGGCGGGCATGGTCGGCGCCGCCGACCTGGCCCGGCTGGTCGCCCGCAGATTCCGCCGCACCAACCGGCGTCGGGTCGAGCGGTACGAGCGCTACGCGCAGATCTATGACCACGCTACGAGCACCATCCGTAACACCCGCAACACGCGCACCACCTAG
- a CDS encoding MarR family transcriptional regulator: MTTDDSTDALVDGLVRNAFQIMGVLTRIGAEHDLSLTQLRVLGIVRDRRPRMSDLAAFLGLDKSTLSGLIDRAERRGLLARAANPDDKRVVDVLITDAGRELTGRLYQEVQDTLAPATSRLDAPQRRQLAQLLETVVTPPLPFTPRPVGQR; the protein is encoded by the coding sequence ATGACCACTGACGACTCCACGGACGCCCTGGTCGACGGACTCGTGCGCAACGCGTTCCAGATCATGGGCGTGCTCACCCGCATCGGTGCCGAGCACGACCTGTCCCTCACCCAGCTACGGGTCCTCGGCATCGTCCGGGACCGGCGCCCCCGTATGAGCGACCTGGCGGCTTTCCTCGGGCTGGACAAGTCGACTCTCTCCGGTCTCATCGACCGCGCCGAACGACGAGGGCTCCTGGCGCGCGCCGCCAACCCGGACGACAAGCGGGTCGTCGACGTCCTGATCACCGACGCGGGCCGCGAACTCACCGGACGGCTGTATCAGGAGGTCCAGGACACCCTGGCTCCGGCGACGAGCCGACTCGACGCGCCACAGCGTCGGCAGCTTGCCCAGCTGCTCGAAACCGTCGTCACCCCGCCCCTGCCGTTCACACCGCGTCCCGTCGGCCAACGCTGA
- a CDS encoding zinc-binding alcohol dehydrogenase family protein — MHAAVITSSDAPPAYGEYPDPVATGEHDMLVEVLAAGLHHLTRAKASGTHYSGAGTFPLVPGVDGVVRDGSGRLRYAALDDTNFGTFAERTVIDARRSVLLPDDVDPVRIAAAMNPGMSSWVAMRRRIAFREGGRVLILGATGSAGGMAIQIAKRFGAAHVIAAGRDTTRFKALEALGADRTITFDEAGVAADVDVVLDFVWGEPAAGFMIPMLTARADRSAPLTWLQIGSIAGATAPVPSAALRAARLQILGSGIGSVSPRDFIAELPELAEAVTEGALDVRARAVPLTEIAQAWTERTSERLVLVP, encoded by the coding sequence ATGCATGCTGCGGTCATCACCTCGTCCGACGCTCCGCCGGCCTACGGCGAGTACCCCGATCCGGTCGCCACCGGTGAGCACGACATGCTCGTGGAGGTCCTGGCCGCGGGTCTGCACCACCTCACCCGGGCGAAGGCGAGCGGCACGCACTACTCCGGCGCCGGCACCTTCCCGCTCGTGCCCGGCGTCGACGGTGTCGTGCGCGACGGTTCGGGACGACTTCGCTACGCGGCCCTGGACGACACGAATTTCGGTACGTTCGCGGAGCGCACCGTGATCGACGCCCGTCGCAGCGTGCTCCTGCCGGACGACGTCGATCCGGTCCGCATCGCCGCCGCGATGAACCCGGGCATGTCCTCCTGGGTGGCGATGCGTCGACGCATCGCCTTCCGTGAAGGCGGGCGCGTGCTCATTCTCGGTGCCACCGGCAGCGCCGGAGGGATGGCGATCCAGATCGCGAAGCGGTTCGGCGCCGCGCACGTCATCGCCGCAGGCCGTGACACCACCCGTTTCAAGGCCCTGGAAGCCCTCGGCGCGGACCGGACGATCACCTTCGACGAGGCCGGGGTCGCGGCCGACGTCGATGTCGTCCTCGACTTCGTGTGGGGCGAGCCTGCCGCTGGTTTCATGATCCCGATGCTCACCGCCCGCGCTGACCGCTCCGCCCCACTGACCTGGCTCCAGATCGGATCCATCGCCGGCGCGACCGCTCCTGTCCCCTCCGCGGCGCTGCGTGCGGCGCGTCTGCAGATCCTGGGCAGCGGCATCGGCTCGGTCTCGCCCCGCGACTTCATCGCCGAGCTGCCGGAGCTGGCCGAGGCGGTCACCGAGGGCGCCCTCGACGTCCGCGCCCGGGCGGTACCGCTGACCGAGATCGCGCAGGCGTGGACCGAGCGGACCAGCGAGCGCCTCGTCCTCGTCCCGTAG
- a CDS encoding transposase domain-containing protein has translation MRGTGAVGSRPWSYGSGGANTWGLIWCNPGREKRSPGRTGSRPRQPFTAPEAPLSDQCVITSDITVAKGLFAPGHPGELTRIVPFEMVGAALVETGAVQQRLRKIPARVVVCLLLAAALFDDCGYLAVWRKLTASLEATPVAKVTGAALWNARSRLGARPMQALFDLLRGPATAIRTAGAH, from the coding sequence GTGAGGGGGACAGGAGCCGTTGGGTCAAGGCCGTGGAGTTACGGCTCGGGGGGCGCGAACACGTGGGGTCTGATCTGGTGTAATCCGGGACGTGAGAAGCGGAGCCCCGGTAGAACTGGCAGTCGACCAAGACAGCCGTTCACAGCACCGGAGGCTCCGCTGTCCGATCAGTGTGTCATCACGAGTGACATCACGGTAGCCAAGGGCCTGTTCGCTCCCGGGCATCCGGGGGAGCTCACCCGGATCGTCCCGTTCGAGATGGTCGGTGCCGCCCTTGTCGAAACAGGTGCGGTCCAGCAACGGCTGCGGAAGATCCCCGCACGGGTGGTGGTCTGCCTGCTGCTGGCCGCGGCCCTTTTCGACGATTGCGGCTATCTGGCAGTCTGGCGCAAGCTCACCGCATCGTTGGAGGCGACACCGGTCGCGAAGGTGACCGGTGCGGCGCTCTGGAACGCCCGGAGCCGCCTGGGGGCGCGTCCCATGCAGGCCCTGTTCGACCTGTTGCGCGGGCCGGCGACTGCGATCCGTACCGCCGGCGCCCATTAA
- a CDS encoding amidohydrolase family protein, translating to MITAIINGRVFDGEQVLEDTTVVLNGTRIAAVGGEPPAGAGIVDARGGTLLPGLLDAHVHTSEEALALALRFGITTELEMQGMNTKPGRAHITENDSLADVRSAGFGITPPGGHPSELMPKGFKPGGHSGPDDRGNRPAPREMPLMPFSTTPEEAVGFIPQLVAAGSDYIKFMVDDGSVEGHPGLPMLDQATLTAGVAEAHRHGMLTIAHTLTVDATRMAIEAGIDGFAHLFMDRPHTVEIIELIAASHAFVIPCVVLNASMMGITGSSLTEDPRVGSRLNEAWTNTLNSSYDRYPQGKLEDVLASVKALHDAGVELLAGTDAAPMPLPFLGGVVHGASVHQELQYLVRAGLTPIQALRAATLTPARRFGLEDRGRIAEGLRADLLLVNGDPTTTISDTLNLRDVWRRGTRTTLSAS from the coding sequence ATGATCACAGCCATCATCAACGGCCGTGTGTTCGACGGCGAGCAGGTACTGGAGGACACCACCGTCGTGCTGAACGGCACGCGGATCGCTGCGGTCGGAGGTGAACCGCCCGCCGGGGCGGGCATCGTCGATGCCCGGGGCGGAACACTGCTGCCCGGCCTGCTCGACGCCCATGTGCACACCTCCGAAGAGGCACTCGCGCTAGCACTGCGGTTCGGGATCACCACCGAACTGGAGATGCAGGGCATGAACACCAAGCCCGGCCGCGCGCACATCACGGAGAACGACTCCCTCGCCGATGTCCGCTCCGCCGGGTTCGGCATCACTCCGCCCGGGGGCCACCCCAGCGAACTCATGCCGAAGGGCTTCAAGCCGGGGGGCCACAGCGGACCAGACGACCGGGGCAATCGGCCCGCGCCGCGCGAGATGCCCCTGATGCCGTTCTCCACCACGCCGGAAGAAGCCGTCGGCTTCATCCCCCAGCTCGTCGCGGCGGGCTCCGACTACATCAAGTTCATGGTCGACGACGGCAGCGTCGAGGGCCACCCCGGTCTGCCCATGCTCGACCAGGCAACCCTGACCGCCGGTGTCGCCGAGGCCCACCGGCACGGGATGCTGACCATCGCCCACACCCTGACCGTCGACGCGACACGGATGGCGATCGAGGCCGGCATCGACGGCTTCGCCCACCTGTTCATGGACCGGCCGCACACCGTCGAGATCATCGAACTCATCGCCGCCTCCCATGCGTTCGTCATCCCCTGCGTCGTCCTGAACGCCTCCATGATGGGCATCACCGGCTCGTCCCTCACCGAGGACCCACGCGTCGGTTCACGCCTCAACGAGGCCTGGACGAACACCCTGAACAGCAGCTACGACCGCTACCCGCAAGGCAAGCTGGAGGACGTCCTGGCCTCGGTCAAGGCCCTGCACGACGCCGGCGTCGAACTCCTTGCGGGCACCGACGCGGCTCCCATGCCACTGCCGTTCTTGGGCGGTGTAGTGCACGGCGCCAGCGTCCACCAGGAGCTCCAGTACCTCGTCCGGGCCGGCCTCACCCCGATCCAGGCCCTGCGCGCGGCGACCCTCACCCCGGCACGCCGCTTCGGCTTGGAGGACCGTGGCCGCATCGCCGAGGGCCTGCGGGCCGACCTGCTGCTCGTAAACGGTGACCCCACCACCACGATCAGCGACACCCTCAACCTGCGTGACGTATGGCGCCGCGGCACCCGCACCACACTCTCGGCCTCATAG
- a CDS encoding MarR family winged helix-turn-helix transcriptional regulator, protein MTNTDASMPQGQALLDAVGTAFARLRRRTMQAPVDPPVGPKDLKRNLVLNIVDEATEADTEMTVGGLADHLLVDPSVASRMVSDCISHGYLVRAASQQDGRRTVLHLTEEGTALLDRFRHQQRQAFEYITRDWPEAERLEFARLLLKYADSTAQLPAPGAVNGPPLPPVT, encoded by the coding sequence GTGACCAATACGGATGCCTCCATGCCGCAAGGCCAGGCCCTGCTGGATGCCGTCGGCACGGCCTTCGCCCGGCTGAGGCGGCGCACCATGCAGGCCCCGGTCGACCCCCCGGTGGGACCCAAGGACCTCAAGCGCAACCTGGTCCTCAACATCGTCGACGAGGCAACCGAGGCGGATACGGAGATGACGGTCGGCGGACTTGCCGACCACCTCCTGGTGGACCCGTCCGTGGCCAGCCGCATGGTGAGCGACTGCATCTCGCACGGCTACCTGGTCCGCGCGGCCTCGCAGCAGGACGGCCGCCGTACCGTGCTCCACCTCACCGAAGAAGGCACCGCCCTCCTCGACCGTTTTCGCCATCAGCAGCGGCAGGCGTTCGAATACATCACCCGCGACTGGCCCGAAGCCGAGCGACTCGAATTCGCACGCCTCCTCCTCAAGTACGCGGACTCCACCGCCCAGTTGCCCGCACCAGGCGCCGTCAACGGACCCCCGCTGCCGCCAGTCACGTAA
- a CDS encoding recombinase family protein, with product MLLGYCRTSTVDRNLDHQIDALLRHRVDRDNVHVDIAGGAKASRPEFDLVMQLLREGDTLKVTRLDRLSRSVLYPVTHGAELRERGIGLHLIEQGIDTAAMEGRAMFGMLSVLAELQRELIVANTNDGLASARTRGRVGGRRPKLTEDQAAPAQRLHGEREKTVQQIADMFDVPRSTVYGHLERETAVPRQPKKTAAMKP from the coding sequence ATACTTCTTGGCTACTGCCGCACATCGACAGTCGACCGGAACCTCGATCATCAGATCGACGCACTACTCCGCCACCGCGTCGACCGCGACAACGTCCACGTCGACATCGCCGGCGGCGCGAAAGCCTCCCGCCCCGAATTCGATCTCGTCATGCAGCTGCTGCGCGAGGGCGACACGTTGAAGGTGACCCGACTCGACCGGCTCTCCCGCTCCGTCCTGTACCCGGTCACCCACGGCGCCGAGCTGCGCGAGCGCGGGATCGGCCTGCATCTCATCGAGCAGGGCATCGACACCGCCGCCATGGAGGGCCGCGCCATGTTCGGGATGCTGTCCGTACTGGCGGAGCTCCAGCGCGAACTGATCGTGGCGAACACGAACGACGGGCTCGCCTCCGCGCGGACCCGGGGGCGGGTCGGCGGGCGCCGGCCGAAGCTCACCGAGGACCAGGCCGCGCCCGCCCAACGGCTCCACGGCGAGCGGGAGAAGACCGTCCAGCAGATCGCCGACATGTTCGACGTCCCCCGCTCCACGGTCTACGGGCACCTCGAACGCGAGACAGCCGTCCCCCGTCAGCCGAAGAAGACCGCGGCCATGAAACCCTAG
- a CDS encoding restriction endonuclease — protein MANRRPPPRRRPAARRPARRSAPPRRRRSRRQQHRDTQLLLFGFGAVAGLALVWAVVSWLLVNWWALVVLGALAAVGGTVWGHRYRQQQAWDRVRQQALRYGLSQLDALHHRDFEYAVRDLMLRDGCADARQIGGAGDNGADVLATDPLGRTWVIQCKHRKDGDRGSAVGTPDLQRVNGTARQLYGADVVLVVTNGRFTTRCAPLAQQLHMHLADRRTLATWASGGRPLWELLPKMPPPRKGR, from the coding sequence ATGGCCAACCGCCGCCCACCACCCCGCCGCCGACCCGCGGCACGCCGCCCCGCACGCCGCAGCGCACCCCCGCGCCGCCGCCGCTCGCGCCGGCAGCAGCACCGCGACACCCAGCTGCTCCTGTTCGGGTTCGGTGCCGTCGCAGGCCTCGCGCTGGTCTGGGCGGTGGTCTCCTGGCTGCTGGTGAACTGGTGGGCGCTGGTCGTACTCGGGGCCCTCGCCGCTGTCGGCGGGACGGTCTGGGGCCACCGGTACCGCCAGCAGCAGGCGTGGGACCGGGTACGGCAGCAGGCTCTGCGGTACGGGCTGTCGCAGCTGGATGCCCTGCACCACCGCGACTTCGAATACGCGGTCCGCGACCTGATGCTCCGCGACGGTTGCGCCGATGCCCGGCAGATCGGCGGGGCCGGGGACAACGGCGCGGACGTCCTGGCCACCGACCCGCTGGGCCGGACCTGGGTCATCCAGTGCAAGCACCGCAAGGACGGCGACCGCGGCTCGGCCGTCGGCACCCCCGATCTCCAGCGCGTCAACGGCACCGCTCGCCAGCTCTACGGCGCCGACGTCGTCCTGGTCGTGACCAACGGCCGCTTCACCACCCGCTGCGCACCCTTGGCCCAGCAGCTGCACATGCACCTCGCCGACAGGCGCACCCTCGCGACCTGGGCCAGCGGCGGGCGCCCGTTGTGGGAGCTCCTCCCGAAGATGCCACCGCCCCGCAAAGGTCGGTAG
- a CDS encoding alpha/beta fold hydrolase yields the protein MSDTETQTMKYQVDGPEGAPWLVLGPSLGTTWHMWDRQVPELSQHWRVLRFDLPGHGGAPAHPAGSVAALGDRLIATLDGLGIQRFGYLGCSIGGAIGADLALRHPHRLASLALVATSPRFATADEFLGRAATVRANGMEPMARAAPERWFTPGFAAAQPAIVEWAVQMVRTTDPGCYIAACEALAAFDIRTELARVSPPTLVLVGAEDQVTGPGDARTLVAGIPDARLALVPGAGHLAPVEQPAAVTDLLLTHFSAAWQATPTAVPAPPSLPSPPVLPAPPVAPVPPAPPAPGIVAPVAPVEEITSAADRPSTVEPGRPDPYESGTRVRREVLGDNWADRADTTPDDFTGDYQDLVTRYAWGEVWARDGLDRRTRSCVTLTALVASGHLDDLATHVRAALRNGLSPDEIKEVLLQTAVYCGIAAAGAAFGIARTVIQEETAPDA from the coding sequence GTGAGTGACACAGAGACGCAGACGATGAAGTACCAGGTAGACGGGCCCGAAGGCGCCCCCTGGCTGGTCCTTGGACCCTCCCTCGGTACCACATGGCACATGTGGGACCGCCAGGTCCCCGAGCTGTCCCAGCACTGGCGGGTCCTCCGCTTCGACCTGCCCGGCCACGGCGGCGCCCCCGCCCACCCCGCCGGGTCCGTCGCGGCTCTCGGCGACCGGCTGATCGCCACGCTCGACGGCCTCGGCATCCAGCGGTTCGGGTACCTGGGCTGCTCCATCGGTGGCGCGATCGGTGCCGACCTGGCCCTCCGCCACCCCCACCGGCTCGCCTCGCTGGCCCTGGTGGCCACCTCGCCCCGGTTCGCCACCGCCGACGAGTTCCTCGGGCGGGCCGCGACCGTCCGGGCCAACGGGATGGAACCGATGGCCCGCGCCGCCCCCGAGCGCTGGTTCACGCCCGGCTTCGCCGCCGCCCAGCCGGCCATCGTCGAATGGGCCGTCCAGATGGTCCGGACCACCGACCCGGGCTGTTACATCGCCGCGTGCGAAGCGCTCGCCGCCTTCGACATCCGCACCGAACTCGCCCGCGTGAGCCCGCCCACCCTGGTGCTGGTCGGCGCCGAGGACCAGGTCACCGGGCCCGGCGATGCCCGCACCCTCGTCGCGGGCATCCCTGACGCGCGGCTGGCCCTGGTGCCCGGCGCGGGACATCTGGCCCCCGTCGAACAGCCGGCCGCCGTCACGGACCTGCTGCTCACCCACTTCTCCGCCGCCTGGCAGGCCACCCCGACGGCCGTCCCGGCGCCGCCCTCCCTCCCCTCGCCGCCCGTCCTCCCTGCGCCGCCCGTCGCCCCGGTACCCCCCGCGCCCCCGGCCCCCGGAATCGTCGCCCCGGTGGCGCCGGTCGAGGAGATCACGTCCGCCGCCGACCGGCCCTCCACGGTGGAACCGGGCCGCCCGGACCCGTACGAGAGCGGTACGCGGGTGCGCCGCGAGGTGCTCGGCGACAACTGGGCGGACCGGGCCGACACCACCCCGGACGACTTCACCGGCGACTACCAGGACCTCGTCACCCGCTACGCCTGGGGAGAGGTCTGGGCGCGTGACGGGCTGGACCGCCGCACCCGCAGTTGTGTGACCCTGACCGCGCTGGTGGCGTCCGGTCATCTGGACGACCTGGCCACGCACGTCCGCGCCGCGCTCCGCAACGGGCTCAGCCCCGACGAGATCAAGGAAGTCCTTCTCCAGACCGCCGTGTACTGCGGCATCGCGGCGGCCGGCGCCGCGTTCGGGATCGCCCGGACAGTGATCCAGGAGGAAACCGCGCCGGATGCGTAG
- a CDS encoding MBL fold metallo-hydrolase: MNAVHDGSPTGPGAPSAPTGLTLTKKKHSCVRLAKDGRVLVIDPGGFSEEDAAVGADAILVTHEHADHFDEGRLRAGLEASAATEIWTLRSVAERLSAAFPGRVHTVGHGDAFSVAGFDVQVHGELHAVIHPDIPRITNIGFLVDGSVFHPGDALTVPDRAVDTLMLPVMAPWNKISEVIDYVREVRPRRAIDIHDALLTDLARPLYDAQIGKLGGAGHGRLDPGDSTGL, from the coding sequence ATGAACGCAGTCCACGACGGTTCACCCACCGGGCCCGGGGCGCCCTCCGCGCCCACGGGCCTCACGCTCACGAAGAAGAAGCACTCCTGCGTCCGTCTGGCCAAGGACGGACGCGTCCTCGTCATCGACCCGGGCGGGTTCTCCGAGGAGGACGCCGCGGTCGGCGCCGACGCGATCCTGGTGACGCACGAGCACGCCGACCACTTCGACGAGGGCCGGCTGCGCGCGGGCCTGGAGGCGTCTGCGGCCACCGAGATCTGGACCCTGCGCAGCGTCGCCGAACGGCTCTCGGCGGCTTTCCCCGGCCGGGTCCACACCGTCGGCCACGGCGACGCGTTCTCCGTCGCCGGATTCGACGTACAGGTGCACGGCGAACTGCACGCGGTGATCCACCCGGACATTCCCCGGATCACCAACATCGGTTTCCTGGTGGACGGTTCGGTGTTCCACCCGGGTGACGCGCTGACCGTCCCCGACCGGGCCGTGGACACGCTGATGCTGCCCGTCATGGCCCCCTGGAACAAGATCTCGGAGGTCATCGACTACGTGCGCGAGGTCCGGCCGCGACGCGCCATCGACATCCACGACGCCCTGCTCACCGACCTCGCCCGTCCCCTCTACGACGCCCAGATCGGCAAGCTCGGCGGCGCCGGCCACGGGCGGCTGGACCCGGGGGACTCGACCGGCCTCTGA
- a CDS encoding exodeoxyribonuclease III, which produces MRIATWNVNSITARLPRLLAWLERTGTDVLCVQETKCTAEQFPADRLRELGYESAVNATGRWNGVALLSRVGLTDVVTGLPDGPDYDGIEEPRAISATCGPVRVWSVYVPNGREVEHEHYAYKLRWLAALQKAVAVDAAGASPFAVLGDFNVAPTDEDVWDPALFEGATHVTPAERAALATLRAEGLADVVPRPLKYDHPYTFWDYRELRFPKNRGMRIDLVYGNAPFTGAVKDSFVDREERKGKGASDHAPVVVDLEL; this is translated from the coding sequence ATGCGCATCGCCACCTGGAACGTCAATTCGATCACCGCCCGGCTTCCGAGGCTGCTGGCCTGGCTGGAGCGCACCGGCACGGACGTGCTGTGCGTTCAGGAGACCAAGTGCACGGCCGAACAGTTCCCGGCCGACCGGCTGCGCGAGCTGGGCTACGAGTCCGCGGTCAACGCCACGGGCCGGTGGAACGGCGTGGCACTGCTGTCCCGGGTCGGCCTCACCGATGTCGTCACCGGCCTGCCCGACGGGCCCGACTACGACGGGATCGAGGAGCCTCGGGCCATCTCGGCGACCTGCGGCCCGGTCCGGGTCTGGTCGGTGTACGTGCCGAACGGCCGTGAGGTCGAGCACGAGCACTACGCGTACAAGCTGCGCTGGCTGGCGGCCCTCCAGAAGGCCGTCGCCGTGGACGCGGCCGGTGCGTCGCCGTTCGCGGTGCTCGGTGACTTCAATGTCGCGCCGACCGACGAGGACGTGTGGGACCCGGCCCTGTTCGAGGGTGCCACCCATGTCACCCCCGCCGAGCGCGCCGCCCTCGCGACCCTCCGCGCGGAGGGACTGGCGGACGTGGTGCCGCGTCCGCTCAAGTACGACCACCCGTACACCTTCTGGGACTACCGCGAGCTGCGTTTCCCGAAGAACAGGGGCATGCGGATCGACCTGGTCTACGGCAACGCCCCGTTCACGGGGGCGGTCAAGGACAGCTTCGTGGACCGCGAGGAGCGCAAGGGCAAGGGCGCCTCGGACCACGCTCCGGTCGTCGTCGACCTGGAACTCTGA
- a CDS encoding CsbD family protein: MGEESAMDKIKGKAKEAAGKATGNDRLKSEGRTDQAKSKAKGAADDAKGRVEGVKDSLKNRDDS; encoded by the coding sequence ATGGGTGAGGAAAGCGCCATGGACAAGATCAAGGGCAAGGCGAAGGAGGCGGCCGGGAAGGCGACGGGCAACGACCGGCTCAAGTCCGAGGGCCGGACCGACCAGGCCAAGTCCAAGGCCAAGGGAGCCGCGGACGACGCCAAGGGCCGCGTCGAGGGCGTCAAGGACTCGCTGAAGAACCGCGACGACTCCTGA
- a CDS encoding DUF6278 family protein translates to MHIPFLDNWRKRHDGTRGAALAAAVEADPEGVVELLSECELLRVRAAQRGLELDDTPASLTALDQLPPSWREDPEELPWLGNDAGLYLGTILVRTVPGAVWHIWPSGQPVVRLVSGREIDVVEAGLDWAMSGSPELSQVYAESAEG, encoded by the coding sequence ATGCACATCCCTTTCCTGGACAACTGGCGTAAGCGGCACGACGGTACGCGTGGCGCGGCGCTCGCCGCCGCCGTCGAAGCGGACCCCGAGGGCGTCGTCGAACTGCTCTCCGAATGTGAACTGCTCCGGGTGCGGGCGGCGCAGCGCGGACTCGAACTCGACGACACACCGGCCTCGTTGACGGCGTTGGACCAGCTGCCGCCGAGCTGGCGCGAGGACCCCGAGGAACTGCCGTGGCTCGGCAACGACGCGGGCCTCTATCTCGGCACGATTCTGGTCCGTACGGTCCCGGGCGCTGTCTGGCACATCTGGCCGAGCGGTCAGCCCGTGGTGCGGCTCGTCTCCGGCCGGGAGATCGACGTCGTCGAGGCCGGTCTCGACTGGGCGATGTCGGGCAGCCCCGAGCTGTCCCAGGTCTACGCGGAGTCGGCCGAAGGATGA